One Lysinibacillus fusiformis genomic window carries:
- the icd gene encoding NADP-dependent isocitrate dehydrogenase — protein MSNKIVVENGVLNVPNNPVIPFIEGDGIGPDIWAAASRVIDAAVEKAYNGEKKIEWLEVLAGEKAFNQTGEWLPQETLDKINEYLIAIKGPLTTPIGGGIRSLNVALRQQLDLYVCLRPVRHFDGVPSPVKRPEDVEMVIFRENTEDIYAGIEFESGSEQAQKIINFLQTEFGVNQIRFPETSGIGVKPVSKEGTERLVRSAIEYAIKHNRPSVTLVHKGNIMKFTEGGFKKWGYELAENEFADKTFTWNQYDAIKAEQGEEAANKAQADALAAGKILVKDSIADIFLQQILTRPTEFDVVATMNLNGDYISDALAAQVGGIGIAPGANINYVTGHAIFEATHGTAPKYAGLDKVNPSSVLLSGVLMLEHLGWQEAADSITASVEKTISSKVVTYDFARLMDGAKEVKCSEFADELIKNL, from the coding sequence ATGTCAAACAAAATTGTAGTTGAAAATGGCGTACTTAATGTACCAAACAATCCGGTAATCCCATTCATCGAAGGTGATGGAATCGGTCCAGATATTTGGGCTGCAGCATCTCGCGTGATTGACGCAGCTGTTGAAAAAGCTTATAACGGTGAAAAGAAAATCGAATGGTTAGAAGTTTTAGCAGGTGAAAAAGCATTCAACCAAACTGGTGAATGGTTACCACAAGAAACTTTAGACAAAATTAACGAATACCTAATCGCAATCAAAGGTCCTCTTACTACTCCAATCGGTGGCGGTATCCGCTCACTAAACGTTGCATTACGTCAACAACTTGATCTATATGTTTGCTTACGTCCTGTTCGTCACTTTGACGGAGTACCTTCTCCAGTTAAACGCCCAGAAGACGTTGAAATGGTTATCTTCCGCGAAAACACAGAAGACATCTACGCTGGTATCGAATTCGAGTCAGGCTCTGAACAAGCTCAAAAAATCATCAACTTCCTACAAACTGAATTTGGTGTAAACCAAATCCGCTTCCCAGAAACTTCTGGTATTGGTGTAAAACCTGTATCTAAAGAAGGTACTGAGCGTTTAGTACGTTCTGCTATCGAATATGCTATTAAACATAACCGCCCATCTGTAACATTAGTTCACAAAGGGAACATCATGAAATTCACTGAAGGTGGATTCAAAAAATGGGGTTATGAATTAGCTGAAAATGAATTTGCTGATAAAACTTTCACTTGGAATCAATACGATGCAATCAAAGCTGAACAAGGTGAAGAAGCAGCAAACAAAGCACAAGCTGATGCTTTAGCAGCTGGTAAAATCTTAGTTAAAGATTCTATTGCTGACATCTTCTTACAACAAATCTTAACTCGTCCAACTGAGTTCGATGTAGTAGCTACAATGAACTTAAATGGTGACTATATTTCTGATGCATTAGCTGCACAAGTTGGTGGTATCGGTATTGCTCCAGGTGCGAACATTAACTACGTAACTGGTCACGCAATCTTCGAAGCTACACATGGTACAGCTCCAAAATATGCTGGCTTAGATAAAGTAAACCCATCTTCAGTATTACTTTCAGGCGTATTAATGCTTGAACACTTAGGATGGCAAGAAGCAGCTGATAGCATTACAGCATCAGTTGAAAAAACAATCTCTTCTAAAGTTGTAACTTATGACTTTGCACGTCTAATGGACGGCGCTAAAGAAGTGAAATGTTCTGAGTTCGCTGACGAGTTAATCAAAAACCTATAA
- the citZ gene encoding citrate synthase, which yields MSATKGLEGIVAAESKISSIIDDTLTYVGYNIDDLADNASFEEVIYLLWHTRLPKADELAELKQQLADNMSIPQAIVDQFKAYPLSTVHPMAALRTAVSLLGVFDEEADVMDPEANYRKAIRLQAKIATVVTAFARVRKGLEPVAPKPELGYAANFLYMLKGEEPAAIEVEAFDKALVLHADHELNASTFTARVCVATLSDVYSGVTAAIGALKGPLHGGANEQVMKMLSEIGSLDNVESYIQTKLDNKEKIMGFGHRVYRKGDPRAPHLRVMSQKLTELTGKPELYEMSVKIHDMIVEQKKLPANVDFFSASVYDSLGIDHDLFTPIFAVSRTSGWVAHILEQYANNRLIRPRAEYVGPGMQKYVPISER from the coding sequence ATGTCAGCAACAAAAGGTTTAGAAGGTATCGTAGCTGCGGAATCTAAAATCAGTTCAATTATCGATGACACACTTACATATGTTGGGTACAACATTGATGATTTAGCAGATAACGCATCATTTGAAGAGGTAATTTATCTACTATGGCATACTCGTTTACCAAAAGCGGACGAGCTTGCTGAGTTAAAACAACAATTAGCAGACAACATGTCTATTCCACAAGCAATTGTAGACCAATTCAAAGCATACCCACTTTCAACTGTACATCCAATGGCTGCACTACGTACTGCAGTATCTTTACTTGGTGTATTCGATGAAGAAGCGGATGTAATGGATCCAGAAGCTAACTACCGTAAAGCTATCCGTCTACAAGCTAAAATTGCTACAGTAGTAACTGCGTTTGCACGTGTTCGTAAAGGCTTAGAGCCAGTTGCACCAAAACCAGAACTAGGTTATGCAGCGAACTTCTTATACATGTTAAAAGGTGAAGAACCAGCAGCAATCGAAGTTGAAGCATTCGATAAAGCATTAGTATTACATGCTGATCATGAATTAAATGCTTCTACATTCACAGCACGCGTATGTGTAGCTACATTATCAGACGTTTATTCAGGTGTTACTGCAGCTATTGGCGCATTAAAAGGACCACTTCATGGTGGTGCGAACGAACAAGTAATGAAAATGTTATCTGAAATCGGTTCACTTGATAACGTTGAATCTTATATTCAAACTAAATTAGATAACAAAGAAAAAATCATGGGCTTCGGTCACCGTGTCTACCGTAAAGGCGACCCACGTGCACCACATCTACGTGTAATGTCACAAAAATTAACTGAACTAACTGGTAAACCAGAGCTTTATGAAATGTCAGTTAAAATCCATGACATGATTGTTGAACAAAAGAAATTACCTGCAAACGTAGACTTCTTCTCTGCGTCAGTGTATGATTCTTTAGGCATCGATCATGACCTATTCACACCAATTTTCGCAGTATCACGTACTTCTGGTTGGGTAGCACATATTCTTGAACAGTATGCTAACAACCGCCTAATCCGTCCACGTGCAGAGTATGTTGGACCAGGCATGCAAAAATATGTTCCAATCAGCGAGCGCTAA
- a CDS encoding AI-2E family transporter has translation MNILLFIFYLLILWFVLPVSLAIFLSFSTYPIIKFLHSYCKIAYWLAAMIVEILILTCFFLLIVISINSIILIFPEIRDTLQNFQLFTEYESMFIQVVQEKSLSIFDSILVYTANLLQLFMKHVIEVFIFLVAYYFALLETRKSRYWFFQYVPKKFRKEWQSHFSKIMQLFHYFIFVEFQLFTITLFILCAGFMIFQFEQAIIKAFIVAFADVLPFFGIGVFLIPMSIYFYFNGNTFLCVAILLLYLFVQLTRQLADSMLWSNTLQLRTFHTFFISAASILLFGFYGILLSPIFLFLAVKLKEKSIFER, from the coding sequence ATGAATATTCTATTATTTATTTTTTATCTGTTAATTCTTTGGTTCGTATTACCTGTATCACTTGCGATATTTTTATCTTTTTCTACGTATCCTATCATAAAATTTCTCCACTCTTATTGTAAAATCGCATATTGGCTCGCAGCAATGATCGTAGAAATACTAATACTTACTTGTTTCTTTCTCCTCATCGTTATATCAATTAATAGCATCATACTTATCTTCCCTGAAATAAGAGATACGCTTCAAAATTTCCAATTATTCACTGAATATGAGTCCATGTTTATACAAGTTGTACAGGAAAAATCATTGTCAATTTTTGATTCTATCCTCGTTTACACAGCAAATTTATTGCAATTATTCATGAAGCATGTAATTGAAGTGTTTATTTTCCTTGTTGCTTACTATTTTGCACTACTGGAAACACGTAAATCCCGCTACTGGTTTTTTCAATACGTTCCGAAGAAATTTCGCAAAGAGTGGCAGTCACATTTTTCAAAAATCATGCAACTCTTTCATTACTTTATATTCGTAGAATTTCAGTTATTTACCATTACACTCTTTATACTTTGTGCAGGTTTTATGATTTTTCAATTCGAACAAGCTATTATTAAAGCATTTATTGTTGCATTCGCAGATGTGCTACCCTTCTTCGGTATTGGGGTCTTTCTTATCCCCATGAGTATTTACTTTTATTTCAATGGCAATACTTTTTTATGTGTAGCGATTTTACTTTTATATTTGTTTGTCCAATTAACAAGGCAGCTAGCTGATTCCATGCTCTGGTCCAATACACTCCAATTACGTACATTTCACACTTTTTTCATCAGTGCCGCATCAATTTTACTATTTGGCTTTTACGGAATTTTACTCAGCCCTATATTTTTATTTTTAGCCGTTAAACTTAAAGAAAAATCTATTTTTGAACGATGA
- a CDS encoding FxsA family protein yields the protein MRKIFLGFIVYALAELALIIVIGQNIGVLNTLLLIVATSIIGVYVAKNKGMNSVQKVKNTIARGEAPGPALINALLNFSGGVLLALPGFLTDVIGLLLLMPFSRKLFQPIVFYWIRKKMKNGQFIIVQK from the coding sequence ATGCGAAAAATTTTTCTTGGTTTCATTGTGTATGCTTTAGCCGAATTGGCGTTAATAATAGTGATTGGTCAAAATATAGGTGTGTTGAATACTTTATTGCTCATTGTGGCAACGAGTATTATAGGTGTTTATGTAGCAAAAAATAAAGGTATGAATTCTGTACAAAAAGTAAAAAATACGATAGCTCGGGGAGAAGCGCCCGGACCTGCTTTGATAAATGCGTTGCTGAATTTTAGTGGCGGTGTGTTGTTAGCATTACCAGGTTTTTTAACTGATGTCATTGGTTTATTACTACTTATGCCTTTTTCGAGAAAGCTATTCCAGCCAATCGTATTTTATTGGATCCGTAAAAAAATGAAAAACGGTCAGTTTATCATCGTTCAAAAATAG
- the pyk gene encoding pyruvate kinase produces the protein MRKTKIVCTIGPASESPETLEKLIEAGMNVARLNFSHGTHEEHEVRINLIREVADKLGKPVGILLDTKGPEIRTHNMQNGELHLKTGQVIDISMTEVEGTEASFSVTYDRLIEDVEQNSIILLDDGLIQLRVLATDTENGLIHTIVENAGVLKNKKGVNVPGVSVQLPGITEKDAQDILFGIKQGVDFIAASFVRRAKDVLEIRELLEQNGGGHIQIIPKIENQEGVDNIDEIILVSDGLMVARGDLGVEIPAEEVPLVQKKLILKCNQVGKPVITATQMLDSMQRNPRPTRAEASDVANAIIDGTDAIMLSGETAAGLYPVESVQTMNKIAERTEHSLDYKAVVSTRSREKEANMTEAISQAVAYTSINLGVRAVLAPTESGNTARMIAKYRPGVPIVAVTGSINTANTLTLVWGVYPVVCQRVTTTDEILELAVDESLKHGYVTHGDAVVITAGVPVGEAGTTNLMKVHIIGDLLARGQGIGKASVIGKTVVAKNAAEALAYDTEGCILVTVGSDRDMMPALENCIGLITEEGGLTSHAAVVGLSLGIPVIVGVKEATTLIRHGQEITMDAETGVIYKGHASVL, from the coding sequence ATGAGAAAAACAAAAATCGTATGTACAATTGGACCAGCAAGTGAATCACCAGAAACTTTAGAAAAACTTATTGAGGCTGGTATGAACGTAGCCCGCTTAAATTTTTCACATGGCACACATGAAGAACATGAAGTGCGCATCAATTTAATTCGCGAAGTAGCGGATAAGTTAGGAAAACCGGTCGGTATTTTACTCGATACAAAAGGACCTGAGATTCGTACGCATAACATGCAAAATGGCGAGCTACATCTAAAAACAGGTCAAGTTATTGATATTTCAATGACTGAGGTTGAAGGTACAGAAGCAAGTTTCTCTGTCACTTACGATCGATTAATTGAAGATGTTGAACAAAACTCAATTATTTTATTAGATGATGGATTAATCCAATTACGTGTATTAGCTACAGATACAGAAAATGGCCTGATTCACACGATTGTAGAAAATGCCGGTGTCTTAAAAAATAAAAAGGGTGTTAATGTACCAGGCGTTTCGGTACAGCTTCCTGGAATTACCGAAAAAGATGCGCAAGATATTTTATTCGGCATTAAGCAAGGTGTCGATTTCATTGCTGCTTCATTCGTACGTAGAGCAAAAGATGTTTTAGAAATCAGAGAGTTGCTTGAGCAAAACGGTGGTGGCCATATTCAAATTATCCCAAAAATCGAAAACCAAGAAGGTGTCGATAATATCGACGAAATCATCTTAGTATCCGATGGGTTAATGGTAGCACGTGGTGATCTTGGAGTGGAAATTCCTGCTGAAGAAGTTCCACTTGTACAAAAGAAATTAATTTTAAAATGTAACCAAGTCGGTAAACCAGTTATTACAGCAACACAAATGTTAGATTCGATGCAACGTAATCCACGCCCAACACGTGCAGAGGCAAGTGACGTTGCGAATGCTATCATTGATGGAACAGATGCCATTATGCTATCTGGTGAAACGGCGGCGGGGCTTTACCCAGTTGAATCTGTACAAACAATGAATAAAATCGCTGAACGAACAGAACACTCGTTAGATTATAAGGCAGTCGTTTCCACACGAAGTCGTGAAAAAGAAGCGAATATGACAGAGGCGATTTCACAAGCTGTTGCCTATACTTCGATTAACTTAGGCGTAAGAGCCGTGCTTGCACCAACTGAAAGTGGTAATACAGCTCGAATGATTGCAAAATATCGACCAGGTGTGCCGATTGTAGCAGTGACAGGTTCTATAAATACAGCGAATACCCTAACACTTGTTTGGGGTGTATATCCAGTTGTATGTCAACGTGTTACAACGACAGATGAAATTTTAGAGCTTGCTGTGGATGAAAGCTTAAAGCATGGTTATGTAACGCATGGTGATGCAGTTGTTATTACAGCTGGTGTACCAGTGGGTGAAGCAGGTACAACAAACTTAATGAAAGTACACATTATTGGCGATTTACTTGCTCGTGGACAAGGTATTGGTAAAGCTTCTGTAATTGGCAAAACTGTTGTTGCAAAAAACGCAGCAGAAGCGCTTGCTTATGATACAGAAGGTTGTATTTTAGTAACGGTTGGTTCGGATCGTGATATGATGCCAGCACTTGAAAATTGTATCGGCCTTATTACGGAGGAAGGTGGACTTACAAGTCATGCAGCTGTTGTTGGGCTGAGCCTTGGAATTCCAGTTATTGTTGGTGTTAAAGAAGCAACAACATTAATCCGTCACGGTCAAGAAATAACAATGGACGCAGAAACGGGCGTCATCTATAAGGGGCATGCAAGTGTTCTTTAA
- the pfkA gene encoding 6-phosphofructokinase gives MKKIAVLTSGGDAPGMNAAIRAVVRKAAYHGVDVIGIKHGYEGLVKGTFEPLDLGSVGGIIQRGGTNLFSARCPEFKEDAVQQQGIEKMREAGIDGLVVIGGDGSYRGAMDLVKKGFPVVGVPGTIDNDVPGTEYTIGFDTALNTVVESIDKIRDTATSHENSFIVEVMGRDAGDIALWAGLAAGAETVLIPEEDYNLEDIVSRLERGEARGKKHSIIIVAEGVMSGNELAKLLKEKTGKETRVSVLGHIQRGGSPTARDRVLASQFGAHAVELLIDGKFGRAVGIRNHKVIDYDMPEAFEKDHEADVGLYTLMKELSI, from the coding sequence ATGAAGAAAATTGCCGTTTTAACAAGTGGTGGAGATGCGCCGGGCATGAACGCAGCCATTCGTGCAGTCGTTCGTAAGGCAGCTTATCATGGAGTTGATGTTATAGGGATTAAGCATGGCTATGAAGGGTTGGTAAAAGGCACTTTTGAGCCGCTTGATTTAGGCTCTGTAGGTGGCATCATTCAAAGAGGTGGCACAAATTTATTTTCAGCACGTTGCCCTGAGTTTAAAGAAGATGCTGTACAACAGCAGGGCATTGAGAAAATGCGGGAAGCTGGTATTGATGGTCTTGTCGTTATCGGTGGTGACGGTTCTTATCGTGGTGCAATGGACTTAGTGAAAAAAGGATTCCCAGTTGTGGGCGTACCAGGGACTATAGATAATGATGTGCCAGGTACAGAGTATACAATTGGTTTTGATACTGCATTAAATACAGTTGTTGAATCCATTGATAAAATCCGTGACACTGCGACTTCTCATGAAAATTCATTCATTGTTGAAGTAATGGGGCGAGACGCAGGGGATATCGCATTATGGGCAGGTCTTGCTGCAGGTGCGGAAACGGTTTTAATTCCTGAAGAAGATTATAATTTAGAGGACATCGTATCACGTTTAGAGCGTGGTGAAGCACGAGGTAAAAAGCATAGTATTATTATTGTTGCAGAAGGTGTCATGTCAGGTAATGAGTTGGCAAAGCTATTAAAAGAGAAAACAGGAAAAGAGACACGTGTTTCTGTACTTGGACATATTCAACGCGGAGGATCTCCAACAGCGCGAGACCGTGTGCTTGCAAGTCAGTTTGGCGCACATGCAGTAGAATTGCTAATAGACGGTAAATTTGGTCGAGCGGTTGGCATTCGTAATCATAAAGTTATTGACTATGATATGCCAGAAGCTTTTGAAAAAGATCATGAGGCAGACGTAGGTTTATATACTTTAATGAAAGAACTTTCAATATAA
- a CDS encoding acetyl-CoA carboxylase carboxyltransferase subunit alpha — MSKTLAFEEPVVQLREKIDELKIIAAEADVDMTGEIEKLETRLTQLEQSIYANMKPWDRVQVARHPERPTTLQYIEAMCENFIELHGDRTFGDDAAILGGIALFEGQPVTIIGHQRGKSTKENIRRNFGMPHPEGYRKALRLMKQAEKFNRPIICFIDTKGAYPGKAAEERGQSEAIARNLVEMAGLTVPVISIVIGEGGSGGALALGVANRVFMLENSTYSVISPEGAASILWRDGSLAKQAAEAMRITAPDLKELGVIDGIVPEVTGGAHRNVAKQALYLKECISDTLKVLNSLNGEQLTEDRYEKFKKIGQYTEE; from the coding sequence ATGTCTAAAACATTAGCCTTTGAGGAACCAGTTGTACAATTACGAGAAAAAATTGATGAACTAAAAATCATAGCTGCTGAAGCAGATGTAGATATGACAGGCGAAATTGAAAAGCTAGAAACACGATTAACGCAGTTAGAGCAATCCATTTATGCAAATATGAAACCATGGGATCGTGTGCAAGTGGCACGTCACCCAGAACGACCAACAACGCTTCAATACATCGAAGCAATGTGTGAAAACTTCATTGAGCTACATGGAGATCGTACATTCGGTGACGATGCGGCTATTCTTGGGGGCATTGCCCTTTTCGAAGGACAGCCAGTAACCATTATCGGACATCAACGAGGAAAGTCCACGAAGGAAAATATCCGTCGCAATTTTGGTATGCCTCATCCAGAAGGCTATCGTAAAGCGTTGCGTTTAATGAAACAGGCAGAGAAATTCAATCGTCCAATTATTTGTTTTATTGACACGAAAGGTGCTTACCCTGGTAAGGCGGCTGAAGAACGAGGTCAAAGTGAGGCGATTGCTCGTAATCTAGTAGAAATGGCGGGCTTAACAGTACCAGTCATCAGTATTGTTATTGGAGAAGGCGGAAGCGGGGGTGCACTTGCATTGGGTGTAGCAAACCGTGTCTTCATGCTAGAAAACTCAACATATTCGGTAATTTCTCCTGAGGGAGCTGCATCGATTTTATGGCGTGATGGTAGCCTGGCGAAGCAAGCTGCAGAGGCAATGCGCATTACGGCACCGGATTTAAAAGAACTTGGTGTTATAGATGGTATTGTTCCAGAAGTAACGGGTGGCGCGCATCGCAATGTAGCCAAACAGGCACTCTATTTAAAAGAATGTATAAGTGACACATTAAAGGTATTAAATTCTTTAAACGGTGAACAATTGACTGAAGACCGTTACGAAAAGTTTAAAAAAATCGGACAATATACGGAAGAATAA
- the accD gene encoding acetyl-CoA carboxylase, carboxyltransferase subunit beta: MAIRDLFSGNRKKKQDGQEKAFPEGLMTKCPECRHIQLTKELEKHHKVCTKCGHHFKMTARERVAYFLDEGSFVSMDDHLQTTNPLGFPAYVEKITADQQKTGLNEAVLTGLGTLDGEEIVVAIMDSHFRMGSMGSVVGEKITRAVEKATELRRPFIIFTASGGARMQEGVLSLMQMAKTSVALKRHSEHGLLFISILTHPTTGGVSASFASVGDINIAEPQALIGFAGRRVIEETVREKLPSDFQTAEFLLEHGQLDAIFHRKELRNQVAVLVKMHTKGGVQHV, encoded by the coding sequence ATGGCAATACGCGATTTATTTAGTGGCAACCGAAAAAAGAAACAGGATGGGCAGGAAAAGGCATTTCCAGAAGGACTCATGACAAAATGTCCAGAGTGCCGTCATATCCAACTTACGAAAGAATTAGAAAAGCATCATAAAGTATGTACGAAATGTGGGCATCATTTTAAAATGACTGCACGGGAACGTGTAGCGTATTTCTTAGATGAGGGCTCATTTGTGTCAATGGACGACCATTTACAAACGACTAATCCACTTGGTTTCCCTGCCTATGTTGAGAAAATAACTGCTGACCAACAAAAAACAGGATTAAATGAGGCCGTATTAACTGGTCTAGGTACACTAGACGGAGAAGAAATTGTTGTAGCAATTATGGATTCTCATTTCCGTATGGGTTCAATGGGTTCTGTAGTTGGAGAAAAAATTACACGTGCAGTAGAAAAAGCAACGGAATTACGTAGACCGTTTATTATTTTTACAGCAAGTGGCGGTGCACGTATGCAAGAAGGTGTTCTATCGTTGATGCAAATGGCAAAAACAAGTGTAGCATTAAAGCGTCATAGTGAGCATGGGCTTTTATTTATTTCAATTTTAACCCATCCAACAACAGGCGGTGTTTCTGCAAGTTTTGCCTCTGTTGGTGATATTAATATTGCTGAACCACAAGCACTAATTGGCTTTGCAGGTCGCCGAGTAATTGAAGAAACTGTTAGAGAAAAGCTACCAAGCGATTTCCAAACGGCAGAATTTTTATTAGAGCATGGACAGCTTGATGCAATTTTTCATCGTAAAGAATTACGAAATCAAGTAGCAGTGCTTGTGAAAATGCATACGAAAGGTGGCGTGCAACATGTCTAA